A part of Aegilops tauschii subsp. strangulata cultivar AL8/78 chromosome 2, Aet v6.0, whole genome shotgun sequence genomic DNA contains:
- the LOC109769628 gene encoding histone H4: MSGRGKGGKGLGKGGAKRHRKVLRDNIQGITKPAIRRLARRGGVKRISGLIYEETRGVLKIFLENVIRDAVTYTEHARRKTVTAMDVVYALKRQGRTLYGFGG, translated from the coding sequence ATGTCCGGGCGCGGCAAGGGCGGCAAGGGGCTGGGCAAGGGCGGCGCCAAGCGCCACCGGAAGGTCCTCCGCGACAACATCCAgggcatcaccaagccggcgatCCGGAGGCTAGCGAGGAGGGGCGGCGTGAAGCGCATCTCCGGCCTCATCtacgaggagacccgcggcgtCCTCAAGATCTTCCTCGAGAACGTCATCCGCGACGCTGTCACCTACACTGAGCACGCCCGCCGCAAGACCGTCACCGCCATGGACGTCGTCTACGCGCTCAAGCGACAGGGCCGCACCCTCTACGGCTTCGGAGGCTAG